In Bacillota bacterium, a single window of DNA contains:
- a CDS encoding carbohydrate ABC transporter permease has product MSNSEAVLKIKSRKIKNTKDDVVFTAVTVTLSIIILACVLYPLLYVLGASFSSPISVVKGKFWLIPIDPTIQAYINVFKNKTIITGYTNTILYTTVGTLINIVMTTACAYPLSKKDFYGRNFFTILFTITMFFSGGMIPSFLLIKDLHMYNTFASMVLPGAISVWNMVIMRNYYQHSIPEEILEAANVDGCSNLGALLRIVMPLSKSIVSVMVIFYAVGHWNQYFNALLYLKDPNKFPLQVVLRQILLKGTGTDGTAAGVVDSVNELLQFSTLQYAIIVVASLPVLILYPMLQKYFIKGVMVGSIKG; this is encoded by the coding sequence ATGTCAAACAGTGAAGCAGTGTTAAAAATTAAAAGCAGAAAAATAAAGAACACAAAAGACGATGTAGTTTTTACTGCAGTAACGGTGACCCTCTCAATTATTATCCTTGCCTGTGTATTATATCCTCTTTTATATGTTTTGGGCGCATCCTTCAGTTCGCCGATTAGCGTTGTAAAGGGCAAGTTTTGGTTAATACCTATCGATCCTACGATACAGGCATATATAAATGTGTTTAAAAACAAAACGATTATAACTGGCTACACCAATACTATTCTTTATACCACCGTCGGTACTTTAATCAACATCGTCATGACAACGGCGTGCGCTTATCCTTTGTCAAAAAAGGATTTTTACGGAAGAAATTTCTTCACGATATTGTTCACGATAACGATGTTCTTCAGCGGGGGAATGATTCCAAGTTTTCTGCTTATAAAAGATCTGCATATGTACAATACTTTCGCGTCGATGGTGCTTCCGGGTGCAATCAGCGTTTGGAACATGGTCATTATGCGCAACTATTATCAGCATTCAATCCCGGAAGAGATTCTCGAAGCGGCAAATGTAGACGGATGCAGCAATCTGGGCGCTCTTCTGCGGATCGTAATGCCTTTATCAAAGTCGATCGTATCGGTAATGGTAATATTTTATGCAGTCGGACATTGGAATCAATATTTCAACGCTCTTCTGTACTTAAAAGATCCGAATAAGTTTCCGCTTCAGGTCGTTTTGCGCCAGATCCTGCTTAAGGGGACAGGCACAGACGGCACAGCCGCGGGTGTCGTTGATTCTGTCAACGAGTTACTTCAGTTTTCAACGCTTCAATATGCAATAATTGTTGTAGCAAGCCTGCCGGTTCTTATATTGTACCCTATGCTGCAAAAGTATTTCATTAAAGGCGTAATGGTCGGATCTATTAAAGGTTAA
- a CDS encoding helix-turn-helix domain-containing protein, whose amino-acid sequence MRTLFSTILLVLIVLTVFCIVAYRYSYNQYKKDIISTKMAKAREMSAEVSSHMNEMLRIVIGIDEDYTFSYTPYNSTFEQGNDMVKRLETYQTANSFINDIAYYRMSEPEKIYTTNGQTQLDLFFKHLYTYETLNTKNFYSKISSAGNLYIHPAEDVLSQSSKNNIITFSYALPMNMPNPKRFVIFMIGKEKFDEMTASLYENDGAKTWVYDHLGKMVYTNDRDKNNLLNDDYIKHKLKGKQTQFINIKGQKYLILSYHDDANNWSYLHLLNVERQMKFFYVGSSIYVIIFLIGLIILSIFAFLVAIFNYRPLYQLINKLSTYTDKQTDANDYDEMRYIETVISQAINKKRVLSERLFFSNLIWGQFDDISSLKAAMSETDIHMNFDRFLAVLIKFNNLGSLNKEISVDIGSAIESSYIKGYCIEMYDKSSICIIFNYHSKYINEEMIPILTSELIDGFRVRSGLQCVAGIGLEYNTPLEIVTSFSQARQAVLYNSFNDQKCIAVFEDMTNRIDMVLTGNVKMDLAKSVRQGKCDAVNEKLNKLKEQVIEKSFSPLELKNLCYILMEYLQGLIEALPEIDEKVQNTSDRLFSIDNLTEEILFAEFTNLCIDITKYYGENKPQGKNEKITKIFEFIENKLFDYSLSLESIAEACGVTPAYLGRYFKQQTGETPIQYVDKRRLAIAKELLANTDLPLKQIISRVGFVDESNFIRKFKKLEGITPISYRRKNAE is encoded by the coding sequence ATGAGGACTTTATTTTCAACTATTCTGCTTGTACTTATAGTACTTACCGTATTCTGTATTGTAGCATACAGGTATTCATATAATCAATATAAAAAAGATATAATAAGCACAAAAATGGCCAAAGCACGTGAAATGTCAGCTGAAGTAAGCAGTCATATGAATGAAATGCTGCGTATAGTAATTGGTATTGATGAAGATTACACATTTTCATATACGCCTTACAACAGCACATTTGAACAGGGAAACGACATGGTCAAACGTCTTGAAACATATCAGACGGCAAACAGCTTTATAAACGACATCGCTTATTACAGAATGTCAGAGCCGGAAAAAATTTATACTACAAACGGTCAGACCCAGCTTGATCTGTTTTTCAAGCATTTATATACATATGAAACATTGAATACTAAGAACTTCTACTCAAAAATTTCATCGGCCGGAAATCTATATATACATCCTGCTGAAGATGTATTAAGCCAATCGTCTAAAAATAATATTATCACTTTTTCTTACGCATTGCCTATGAATATGCCGAATCCCAAAAGATTTGTCATCTTTATGATAGGTAAGGAAAAGTTTGATGAAATGACGGCAAGCCTTTACGAAAATGACGGCGCTAAAACGTGGGTATACGATCACTTGGGAAAAATGGTTTACACAAACGATAGAGATAAAAACAATTTGCTGAATGACGATTATATTAAGCACAAGCTTAAAGGAAAACAAACGCAGTTTATTAATATAAAAGGTCAGAAATATCTGATTTTATCTTATCATGACGATGCTAATAACTGGTCCTATCTGCATCTACTGAACGTTGAAAGGCAAATGAAGTTTTTTTATGTGGGCAGCAGCATATATGTGATAATATTCCTTATTGGGCTTATTATACTGTCTATTTTTGCTTTTTTGGTTGCGATATTTAACTACAGGCCTTTATATCAGCTTATAAATAAGCTTTCTACATATACAGATAAGCAGACCGATGCAAATGATTATGATGAGATGAGATATATTGAAACGGTAATATCTCAGGCTATAAATAAGAAACGCGTTCTATCTGAAAGATTGTTCTTTTCAAATCTGATCTGGGGACAGTTTGATGATATATCAAGTTTAAAAGCTGCAATGTCAGAAACTGACATACATATGAACTTCGATAGATTTTTGGCGGTTTTGATTAAGTTTAATAATTTAGGAAGTTTAAATAAAGAAATAAGCGTAGATATAGGCTCGGCTATTGAAAGCAGCTATATAAAAGGGTATTGTATTGAAATGTATGACAAATCGAGCATTTGCATAATATTCAATTACCATAGTAAATATATAAATGAAGAAATGATTCCTATTTTAACATCAGAGCTAATTGATGGTTTCAGAGTACGAAGCGGGCTTCAGTGCGTCGCGGGCATAGGGCTTGAATATAACACTCCGCTCGAAATAGTCACTTCATTTAGCCAGGCAAGGCAGGCGGTTTTATACAACAGCTTTAATGATCAAAAATGTATTGCGGTTTTTGAGGATATGACAAACAGAATCGACATGGTGCTGACTGGAAACGTAAAAATGGATCTTGCAAAATCTGTAAGGCAGGGAAAATGCGATGCAGTAAACGAAAAGCTTAATAAACTTAAAGAACAAGTGATTGAAAAATCTTTTTCTCCGCTTGAATTAAAGAACCTGTGTTATATTTTGATGGAATATTTGCAGGGGTTAATAGAAGCATTGCCTGAAATTGATGAAAAGGTTCAAAATACATCGGATAGGTTATTCTCAATAGATAATTTAACGGAAGAAATTTTATTTGCGGAATTTACAAATCTGTGTATAGATATTACAAAATATTATGGCGAAAACAAGCCACAGGGCAAAAATGAAAAAATAACGAAAATATTTGAGTTTATTGAAAACAAATTATTCGATTACAGTCTGTCGCTTGAAAGCATTGCAGAGGCTTGCGGAGTTACACCGGCGTACCTTGGCAGGTATTTTAAGCAGCAAACAGGTGAAACGCCGATCCAGTATGTAGATAAAAGAAGGTTGGCGATTGCAAAAGAACTGCTTGCCAATACTGACTTGCCTCTAAAACAGATAATATCAAGGGTCGGATTTGTTGACGAGTCTAATTTCATAAGAAAGTTCAAAAAGCTTGAAGGGATTACTCCTATTTCATACAGGAGAAAAAACGCTGAATAG
- a CDS encoding divergent PAP2 family protein — protein MKFLQELFLNKVLLSAVLSWIVAQSIKTLIAFIKTKHFDAKWITGSGGMPSGHTASVCALTTEIAIISGADSVEFALSFVLSAVVIYDSLNIRKAAGDHAKVLNKMILSTLNGEEPLNSKLFRELLGHKPIEVIAGALLGIVIALLVQ, from the coding sequence ATGAAATTCCTACAGGAGCTATTTTTAAACAAAGTGCTGCTTTCAGCTGTGTTAAGCTGGATCGTTGCACAATCTATAAAAACATTAATCGCTTTTATCAAAACAAAGCATTTTGATGCAAAATGGATAACAGGATCAGGCGGAATGCCAAGCGGTCACACCGCATCGGTATGTGCTTTGACAACTGAAATTGCAATAATATCGGGTGCGGATTCTGTTGAATTCGCCCTTTCTTTTGTGCTGTCAGCTGTTGTAATTTATGATTCTCTTAATATAAGAAAAGCCGCAGGGGATCATGCAAAAGTGCTTAACAAAATGATACTAAGCACATTAAACGGAGAAGAACCGCTCAATTCAAAACTTTTCAGAGAGCTTCTCGGACATAAGCCGATTGAAGTCATTGCGGGGGCTCTTTTAGGAATAGTTATAGCCCTTCTTGTCCAATAA
- a CDS encoding ABC transporter permease subunit → MASNTTINIGREIAENSINTRTVKKRHPLVKSVRKYWDLYLIFIPVVAYFIIFKYIPMYGVQIAFRDFSPSSGIWHSDWVWFENFERFLRSYQFTNTLKNTVLLSFYQLIASFPAPVILALLINEMGNKQFKSLLQTITYAPHFLSTVVLVGMLEAFLAPGSGVVNNVIQSMGGTPVSFMAEPSAFRHVYVWSEVWKNAGWGSIIYLSTLTSIDIHLYEAATIDGANRWGKLRHITLPLLIPTAVIILIMDSGKVMNLGFEKAFLMQNSLNLNVSEVISTYVYKMGIQGMQYSYSTAVDLFNSVINLILLLSVNKISKSMTQSSLW, encoded by the coding sequence TTGGCATCCAATACTACAATAAATATAGGCCGGGAAATTGCAGAAAATTCAATTAATACCCGGACAGTAAAAAAAAGGCATCCACTCGTGAAATCGGTAAGAAAATATTGGGACTTATATCTTATTTTTATACCCGTGGTGGCATATTTCATTATTTTTAAGTACATACCCATGTATGGCGTCCAAATCGCGTTCCGTGATTTTAGTCCGTCAAGCGGGATTTGGCACAGCGATTGGGTTTGGTTTGAGAATTTCGAACGTTTTTTAAGAAGCTATCAGTTCACAAATACTTTAAAAAATACGGTATTATTGAGCTTTTATCAGCTAATTGCAAGCTTCCCAGCTCCAGTGATACTTGCTCTGCTCATTAATGAAATGGGAAACAAGCAATTTAAAAGCCTTTTGCAGACAATTACATATGCACCGCATTTCCTTTCGACGGTCGTCCTTGTCGGAATGCTTGAAGCTTTTCTTGCACCGGGGTCAGGAGTTGTAAATAATGTGATTCAGTCAATGGGCGGCACTCCGGTAAGCTTTATGGCAGAGCCATCTGCATTCAGGCACGTATACGTATGGTCTGAGGTCTGGAAAAATGCAGGGTGGGGTTCGATCATATACCTTTCAACCTTGACGAGCATAGATATCCATTTATATGAAGCAGCTACTATCGACGGCGCAAACCGCTGGGGCAAACTGCGGCATATAACTCTGCCGCTTCTTATTCCTACTGCCGTTATAATTCTTATAATGGACAGCGGCAAGGTAATGAATCTAGGGTTTGAGAAAGCATTTTTAATGCAGAATTCTTTAAACCTCAACGTTTCTGAAGTTATTTCAACATATGTGTATAAGATGGGTATACAGGGCATGCAGTACAGTTATTCTACGGCGGTTGATCTTTTCAATTCTGTTATTAATCTGATTTTACTGCTTTCTGTAAATAAAATATCTAAATCAATGACACAATCAAGCCTTTGGTAA
- a CDS encoding extracellular solute-binding protein encodes MRKNCRLLSLFIAAAISASALSGCGSADKKTSEPAAVVPDYLNTEGFPIVKQPIKISVMVANSANQPDFNTIENMKEYEKMTGVETDWINIPNGSANEKISVAFASDALPDAFLKCGAVINNVNQLRFGSDGMIMDLNKNGMLEKYAPNFMKYYNKYDDVKSAVTFPNGAVYSFPQGIESNAVKVAGKTFYNQKWLDKLGMKEPTTTDEFYTLLKAFKDNDMNGNGKKDEIPLSSSNISYIMYALQGAFGLSNRGMHDELVDMDEDSGKPRLMATSNAYKELLQYLNKLYSEGLLDNEIFTMKSPQYVAKHSEGLIGVFNYTNLTTIPSDAAKNFTGATVALKGPHGDQLWTPVRSQLHSTGAFIITKENKYPEATIRWVDYFYSDAGNLFYNFGIEGKTYNKQPDGKYKFVDSVYDQINKGIPYDAAVAPLVPIGGRNPLFSKEPYFYGGEVEPIPAKAANDMVKYFPKDIWPILNFTSEENSELTVVKTDIKNYIDLMTADFITGKKSLSEWDNYVKQINTMGADRLLAIYTKALKRIGKVK; translated from the coding sequence ATGAGAAAAAACTGCAGGCTATTATCACTGTTTATCGCTGCTGCGATTTCAGCCTCTGCTTTATCCGGATGCGGATCAGCAGATAAAAAAACGTCTGAGCCAGCCGCGGTTGTGCCGGACTATCTTAACACTGAAGGATTTCCAATAGTGAAGCAGCCAATTAAAATTTCTGTAATGGTTGCAAATTCAGCTAACCAGCCCGATTTCAACACGATTGAAAATATGAAAGAATACGAAAAAATGACTGGTGTAGAAACTGATTGGATCAATATTCCAAACGGTTCAGCTAATGAGAAGATAAGTGTTGCATTTGCTTCTGACGCACTGCCTGACGCATTTTTGAAATGCGGAGCTGTTATCAACAACGTAAATCAGCTGCGCTTTGGTTCAGACGGAATGATAATGGATTTGAATAAGAACGGAATGCTTGAAAAATATGCTCCTAACTTTATGAAATACTACAATAAATATGATGACGTTAAAAGTGCGGTTACATTTCCAAATGGGGCAGTTTACTCATTCCCGCAGGGCATTGAGTCAAATGCGGTAAAAGTTGCCGGCAAGACTTTTTATAATCAAAAGTGGCTTGATAAGCTGGGAATGAAAGAACCTACTACCACAGATGAGTTTTATACATTATTAAAAGCTTTTAAAGATAACGATATGAACGGGAACGGCAAAAAAGACGAAATACCGTTATCAAGTTCAAATATTTCATATATCATGTACGCATTGCAGGGAGCTTTCGGACTTTCCAACAGGGGGATGCATGACGAACTTGTCGATATGGACGAAGATTCAGGTAAACCAAGACTTATGGCAACGAGCAATGCTTATAAAGAATTACTCCAATATTTAAATAAGTTGTATTCCGAGGGGCTTCTTGACAATGAGATCTTTACGATGAAGTCACCTCAATATGTAGCCAAACATAGTGAAGGTCTGATTGGTGTATTTAACTATACTAATTTAACAACTATACCTAGCGATGCCGCTAAAAATTTCACAGGCGCAACTGTGGCCCTTAAGGGCCCGCATGGCGATCAGCTGTGGACACCAGTTCGTTCGCAACTTCATTCTACCGGAGCGTTTATTATTACAAAAGAAAATAAATATCCTGAGGCAACCATCCGTTGGGTCGATTATTTCTACAGCGATGCAGGAAACTTGTTCTACAATTTCGGTATAGAGGGCAAGACTTACAATAAACAGCCGGACGGCAAATATAAGTTTGTAGACAGCGTGTACGATCAGATCAATAAGGGGATACCTTATGATGCAGCTGTTGCACCTTTAGTACCTATTGGAGGAAGAAATCCGCTGTTTTCAAAAGAACCTTATTTTTACGGTGGAGAAGTTGAACCAATTCCGGCTAAGGCAGCAAACGATATGGTCAAATACTTCCCGAAGGATATTTGGCCGATCTTAAATTTCACATCAGAGGAAAACAGCGAGCTAACTGTTGTCAAAACTGACATAAAAAACTATATCGATCTTATGACTGCTGATTTTATAACAGGTAAAAAGTCACTAAGCGAATGGGACAATTATGTTAAACAGATAAATACAATGGGCGCTGACAGGTTGCTTGCCATATATACTAAGGCTTTAAAGAGAATAGGAAAAGTAAAATAA
- a CDS encoding AAA family ATPase: MKILNLHIQKFRGIIDLNLNLNGKNAVIFGPNGVGKSAVVDAVDFLLRGEVSRLTGEGTGDVSTTRHGPHIGSQPEEAKVSATIQSISGTTFNVERTVAQKDRVTIDPAFSTLFNDMVTYAQSGAHCLARRELLRYILTTPATRSQQIQMLLDITDIKTIRDAFTKLKKTAASNLKDTTDSLKRHSSELLTKVGADSSDQLLEKINSLRDTLGGNALTSLVESSFTNGLLYSDTKENTEIASCIRGLEELEKYISTLQPVLQEKLQSLRDAVRKIENENTSIEDIGYISLIKSGLALLDGTGRCPLCLHEWASEAELRQILQDRKDKSESLSAILDTYQKSITSLLNEVSTYKAKIGILPQQLKKWDNGCVAELENKLKSISDISFQDNTAYKNFNKVQDLVVAVIKQSPDAFLDLIQQQLAVLRPLIDQNSKAKSDAWQALNAANELYNKIGELNKKLPNIKLAAEKAAFLLETYDASQATVLNDLFASISDRFTEFYREMHNDDEKQFSAVLNNDGASVNMSVDFYGHGQFPPMAFHSEGHQDSMGIALFFALMEKLTTSESGLVVLDDVVMSVDIEHRKNFCRLIKKFFPERQFIITTHDTVWAKNLVNEGVVERKNSIQFLYWNVTEGPIMVVGQDVWSTSRLKADVDIHGASAFFRREMECFFENVCDKLHARIRYNNVHKWDYGQYMNAAYKELQDLIKKAEQQAHVFQNTEGLKKLSSLSNALKAQITAVTADNWVTNSLIHFNPDYEISKSEFLAAVDALEQLSHSFECPKCSAILSVTYNGETPVALMCKCGNYAYPLKQ, from the coding sequence ATGAAGATACTTAACCTCCATATCCAAAAGTTCCGTGGAATTATTGATCTTAATTTAAATCTCAATGGAAAAAATGCCGTTATTTTTGGGCCAAACGGAGTAGGTAAAAGCGCTGTTGTTGACGCGGTTGATTTCCTTTTGCGTGGTGAGGTTTCGAGGTTAACTGGAGAAGGCACTGGTGACGTGTCGACAACAAGGCACGGCCCACATATTGGAAGCCAACCTGAAGAAGCAAAAGTTTCGGCTACAATCCAGAGCATATCTGGTACAACATTCAACGTTGAGCGTACAGTAGCTCAAAAAGATAGAGTAACAATCGATCCTGCTTTTTCCACCTTGTTTAACGACATGGTTACTTATGCTCAAAGCGGAGCTCATTGCCTTGCGAGACGCGAATTATTGCGCTATATATTAACGACTCCCGCAACTAGATCTCAGCAAATTCAGATGTTACTTGACATCACGGATATAAAAACTATCCGTGACGCATTTACAAAACTTAAAAAGACTGCGGCAAGTAACTTGAAAGATACTACGGATTCGCTTAAACGCCATTCATCAGAGTTACTAACAAAAGTTGGTGCTGATTCTAGCGATCAATTACTTGAAAAAATAAATTCTTTAAGAGATACCCTAGGCGGTAACGCTCTCACGTCTCTTGTTGAAAGTTCTTTTACGAATGGTCTATTATATAGCGATACAAAAGAAAATACAGAGATAGCTAGCTGCATACGAGGATTAGAGGAACTTGAAAAATATATTTCAACACTTCAACCCGTACTTCAGGAAAAATTACAAAGTTTACGGGATGCCGTCCGGAAAATTGAAAATGAAAACACTTCTATTGAAGATATAGGTTATATTTCGCTTATAAAATCAGGACTTGCGTTACTCGATGGCACAGGTCGTTGTCCGTTATGTTTACATGAGTGGGCGTCTGAGGCCGAATTACGTCAGATATTGCAGGATCGAAAAGATAAGAGTGAATCTCTATCTGCCATACTTGATACATATCAAAAATCTATAACCAGTTTATTAAATGAAGTTTCAACATATAAAGCTAAAATCGGCATACTTCCACAACAGCTTAAAAAATGGGACAATGGTTGTGTAGCTGAATTAGAGAATAAGCTAAAGTCAATTTCGGATATATCTTTTCAGGACAATACCGCATATAAGAATTTCAACAAAGTTCAAGATCTGGTCGTCGCTGTTATAAAGCAGAGTCCTGATGCGTTTTTAGACCTTATTCAACAGCAGTTGGCGGTTTTACGTCCCTTAATTGATCAAAACAGCAAAGCAAAAAGCGATGCTTGGCAAGCGCTTAATGCGGCAAATGAGTTGTATAATAAAATTGGAGAGCTGAATAAAAAGTTGCCAAATATTAAGTTGGCGGCTGAGAAGGCTGCGTTTTTACTTGAAACGTATGACGCTTCTCAAGCAACTGTATTGAACGATTTATTTGCTTCTATCAGCGACCGATTTACAGAGTTTTACAGGGAAATGCATAATGATGACGAAAAGCAATTCTCCGCTGTATTAAATAATGATGGCGCGTCGGTGAATATGAGTGTGGATTTTTATGGGCACGGTCAATTTCCACCAATGGCGTTTCATAGTGAAGGGCATCAAGATAGTATGGGTATTGCTTTGTTTTTTGCTTTGATGGAAAAACTTACGACATCAGAATCAGGACTGGTGGTCCTAGACGATGTTGTGATGTCTGTAGATATAGAGCACAGAAAAAACTTCTGCAGGCTAATAAAAAAGTTTTTCCCAGAACGGCAATTTATCATTACGACGCATGATACGGTATGGGCAAAAAATCTAGTCAATGAAGGCGTTGTAGAACGCAAAAACAGTATCCAATTTTTATATTGGAATGTTACAGAAGGCCCTATAATGGTAGTTGGGCAAGATGTTTGGAGTACAAGCCGTTTGAAGGCTGACGTGGATATCCATGGAGCATCAGCATTTTTCAGAAGAGAGATGGAATGCTTTTTTGAAAATGTCTGCGACAAATTGCACGCACGCATTCGTTACAATAACGTTCATAAGTGGGATTATGGTCAATATATGAATGCCGCATACAAAGAACTGCAAGACCTAATAAAGAAAGCAGAGCAGCAAGCACATGTTTTTCAGAATACAGAGGGACTTAAAAAACTAAGCTCGCTTTCCAACGCCTTAAAAGCCCAAATTACAGCGGTTACAGCTGACAATTGGGTAACGAATTCGCTTATACATTTTAATCCAGATTATGAAATATCAAAATCAGAGTTTTTGGCGGCGGTGGACGCGTTAGAACAATTAAGCCACAGTTTTGAATGTCCTAAATGTAGCGCAATATTATCAGTAACGTATAACGGAGAGACTCCCGTTGCTTTAATGTGTAAATGTGGCAACTACGCATATCCTCTCAAACAATAA
- a CDS encoding HAD-IIIA family hydrolase yields MFKRIDYLFKLCVFDLDGTLMDSLEDLANSVNYSLKQNGFPEHDLNKYKYFVGNGIKMLLHRALGKYDTPEAFFKVADIFYPYYDEHYADKTRPYEGIKELTEKLKSQGLMLAVLSNKADEFAKGIIDEFFAANSFSVVLGTTAEFKPKPDPSSLLHIMKTLSVSPQETLYVGDSNIDIFTAHNAGVKAVGAEWGFRGRSELIEAGADFLAEKPVDILKVIGQEGL; encoded by the coding sequence ATGTTTAAAAGGATTGATTATTTGTTCAAATTATGTGTTTTTGATTTAGATGGAACGCTTATGGATTCTCTAGAAGATCTTGCGAACAGCGTAAATTATTCACTGAAGCAAAATGGTTTTCCAGAACATGATCTTAACAAGTATAAATATTTCGTAGGAAATGGTATTAAGATGCTTTTGCATCGCGCACTTGGTAAATACGACACTCCCGAGGCTTTTTTTAAAGTAGCCGATATTTTCTACCCGTATTATGATGAACATTATGCAGATAAGACTCGGCCTTATGAGGGAATTAAAGAACTTACCGAAAAGCTTAAGTCTCAAGGGTTAATGCTTGCCGTTTTATCAAATAAAGCTGATGAATTTGCAAAGGGCATAATAGATGAGTTTTTTGCAGCTAATTCATTTTCGGTGGTTTTAGGCACTACAGCTGAATTTAAACCGAAACCAGACCCTTCGTCTTTGCTGCATATTATGAAAACACTTTCAGTCTCCCCCCAAGAGACACTTTATGTAGGAGATTCGAATATTGATATTTTTACCGCTCATAATGCTGGGGTCAAAGCGGTAGGCGCAGAGTGGGGATTCCGCGGCAGGAGTGAACTAATTGAAGCCGGAGCAGACTTTCTTGCTGAAAAACCTGTTGATATTTTGAAGGTTATTGGACAAGAAGGGCTATAA
- a CDS encoding sugar phosphate isomerase/epimerase family protein yields MRLSTSTNIMDRVNKVSVIPMEDCIERCYNAGYRVLDMNFCDMSTPGMPMALDNWQSWVDKIGNLAAKLGVEFTQSHSHFYNVAKADVEDREWREELVRRAIIGSGMLGTKWMVLHSGTVREEGYSMKESKRKNIEYLNKHLELSRKHNVGICVENLFDNTPNFRKYTATAEELIDLVDTVNDPYLGICWDFGHGNLMGVSQALNLRKVGKRLKAIHAADNNGIKDEHLLPLYGNIDWNEMMHVLKEIGYENDFAFEITPFVDKIPAHIRDTFLRHTVEVGEYLLSLAI; encoded by the coding sequence ATGAGGCTTTCAACATCAACTAACATCATGGATCGTGTAAACAAAGTATCTGTCATCCCAATGGAGGATTGTATCGAACGTTGTTATAATGCGGGATACAGGGTTCTTGACATGAATTTCTGCGATATGTCGACACCAGGCATGCCAATGGCTCTTGACAACTGGCAGTCTTGGGTTGATAAAATAGGAAATCTCGCAGCAAAATTGGGCGTTGAATTCACCCAGTCACATTCGCACTTTTACAATGTCGCCAAAGCAGATGTCGAAGATAGAGAATGGCGCGAAGAATTGGTTCGCCGTGCAATAATAGGTTCAGGCATGCTCGGTACGAAGTGGATGGTTCTGCACTCCGGCACTGTTCGTGAAGAAGGGTACAGCATGAAGGAATCAAAGCGCAAGAATATAGAATATCTGAACAAACATCTTGAACTTTCGAGAAAACATAATGTCGGCATCTGCGTTGAAAATCTTTTCGATAATACACCAAACTTTAGAAAATATACCGCAACAGCAGAAGAACTGATCGATCTCGTCGACACCGTAAATGATCCATACCTCGGCATATGCTGGGATTTCGGGCATGGCAATCTTATGGGGGTCAGCCAGGCTCTAAACCTTAGAAAAGTCGGAAAGAGACTCAAAGCTATACATGCGGCCGATAATAATGGAATAAAAGATGAACATCTTTTGCCGCTTTACGGAAATATTGACTGGAACGAAATGATGCATGTACTGAAAGAAATTGGGTACGAGAACGATTTTGCATTTGAAATAACACCATTCGTTGATAAGATACCCGCACATATCAGAGATACATTTTTAAGACATACAGTAGAAGTCGGAGAATATCTGTTAAGTCTTGCTATATAA
- a CDS encoding N-acetylmannosamine-6-phosphate 2-epimerase: protein MKNKEILNKIKGGLIVSCQALENEPLYSSYIMSRMAYAAMLGGASGIRANTAQDIMEIKKAIPLPVIGICKAVYADSDVYITPTMKEVDSIVSSGAEIIAIDATMRLRPDGKILERFFKEVRSKYPDQIFMADTSAYEEGVFAEKIGFDLVGTTLSGYTDYTKGNELPDYELMKRYTENLKIPVIAEGGIWTPEQLKKCMDCGVWAAVAGTAITRPMEITKHFLKALE, encoded by the coding sequence ATGAAAAATAAAGAAATTCTGAATAAGATTAAGGGCGGACTTATCGTATCTTGCCAGGCTCTTGAAAACGAACCGCTGTACAGCTCTTACATAATGTCCCGCATGGCATATGCAGCGATGCTGGGCGGAGCGAGTGGGATTCGCGCGAACACGGCTCAGGATATCATGGAAATAAAAAAGGCTATTCCGCTTCCCGTAATAGGCATTTGCAAAGCCGTCTATGCGGATAGCGATGTGTATATCACTCCGACTATGAAAGAAGTGGATAGTATAGTCTCGTCGGGCGCTGAGATCATTGCTATTGATGCCACTATGCGGCTGCGGCCTGACGGCAAAATACTTGAAAGGTTTTTCAAAGAAGTTCGCAGTAAATATCCGGATCAAATTTTTATGGCGGATACTTCAGCATATGAGGAAGGCGTTTTTGCAGAAAAGATTGGATTTGATCTTGTTGGTACAACCCTTTCGGGGTATACCGACTATACAAAGGGCAACGAGCTTCCTGATTATGAATTAATGAAGAGATATACCGAGAATCTTAAGATACCGGTTATTGCAGAAGGCGGCATATGGACTCCCGAACAGTTGAAAAAGTGTATGGACTGCGGCGTTTGGGCTGCGGTTGCGGGGACTGCGATAACCAGACCAATGGAAATCACGAAACATTTTCTCAAGGCACTAGAATAG